In Candidatus Defluviibacterium haderslevense, the following are encoded in one genomic region:
- the pepT gene encoding peptidase T has translation MNFKNAFSTAAERFMSYCRIDTQSDPFSSTFPSSDNQKDLSNALLEELIAADIQCELDEWGYVYASLPSNTTKEVPAICFCSHVDTAPDCSGKDVKPILHKNYSGQDIVLPDDPSIIISTSDFPILNTKLGEDIITASGLTLLGADDKAGVCAIMEAAIYLKQHPEILHGEISLLFTPDEEIGHGVDKVNLEKVSAKAAYTLDGGELGSLEDETFSADACTIHITGVSSHPGYAKGKMENAIKIASEIVAQLPKDRLSPESTSSYEGFVHPTKIEGNLESAKLEFIIRDFETAKLNQHVAELNSICSKVLTQYPNSKYELTQKEQYRNMKEILALRPEIADYAAQAIEEAGIPLLRGKIRGGTDGSRLSFMGLPCPNLFAGEHGIHSKKEWVSVQDMHKAAEVIVRLCTIWEQRS, from the coding sequence ATGAATTTTAAAAACGCTTTTTCCACTGCAGCAGAACGATTTATGAGTTACTGTAGGATAGACACACAATCCGATCCTTTTTCTTCTACATTTCCATCTTCTGACAATCAAAAAGATCTATCCAATGCCTTATTGGAAGAATTAATAGCAGCAGACATCCAATGCGAACTTGACGAATGGGGTTATGTCTATGCTTCATTACCTTCCAATACGACCAAAGAAGTCCCAGCAATATGTTTTTGCTCACATGTGGATACCGCTCCCGATTGTAGTGGAAAAGATGTTAAACCCATCCTGCATAAAAACTATTCCGGTCAAGATATCGTTCTACCGGATGACCCAAGTATTATCATTTCAACTTCTGATTTTCCAATTCTCAATACAAAATTAGGTGAGGACATCATTACCGCTTCCGGTTTAACGCTTTTGGGAGCTGACGACAAGGCAGGAGTATGTGCGATTATGGAAGCTGCCATCTACTTAAAACAACATCCCGAAATCTTGCATGGGGAAATCTCGCTACTGTTTACACCAGATGAAGAAATCGGTCATGGCGTAGACAAGGTGAATTTAGAAAAAGTGAGCGCTAAGGCTGCCTATACCCTTGATGGTGGAGAATTAGGAAGCCTGGAAGACGAGACCTTCTCAGCGGATGCCTGCACCATTCACATAACGGGTGTTTCCAGTCACCCAGGGTACGCCAAAGGAAAAATGGAAAATGCGATTAAAATAGCGAGTGAGATCGTAGCTCAATTACCCAAAGATCGCTTGAGTCCCGAATCCACAAGTTCTTACGAAGGCTTCGTTCATCCCACGAAAATCGAAGGTAATCTGGAGTCCGCCAAACTTGAATTCATCATCAGAGATTTTGAAACTGCCAAATTAAATCAGCACGTTGCTGAATTGAATTCGATATGCTCTAAAGTCTTAACCCAATACCCTAATTCCAAATATGAACTCACCCAAAAAGAACAATATCGAAACATGAAGGAAATTCTTGCCCTTCGACCCGAAATCGCAGATTATGCCGCCCAAGCTATTGAAGAAGCCGGCATCCCATTATTGCGAGGCAAAATTCGAGGTGGTACAGACGGCAGCAGATTATCTTTCATGGGTCTACCCTGCCCGAATCTATTCGCCGGCGAACATGGCATTCATTCCAAAAAAGAATGGGTCTCCGTACAGGATATGCATAAGGCGGCAGAGGTTATCGTGCGACTTTGTACGATATGGGAACAACGGAGTTGA
- a CDS encoding TonB-dependent receptor has product MKIKFVKAILIFCLLLFQFTLVHAQNFTISGTLKDASNGEDLIGASVLLKDKTTIGASTNTYGFYSLTLPKGNYVIRFQYIGYLTVEETIVLDHDLKISKELTPESKLLEEVVVKSEKENKNVSKNEMSVVKLDPKAIENIPVIFGEKDIIKTLQLTPGVKSAGDGNAGFYVRGGAIDQNLILLDEAPVYNASHLLGFFSVFNSDALKDVTLYKGSMPAEYGGRGSSVLDIKMKDGNNKKLNASGGIGLISSRLTVEAPIQKDEGSFIVSGRRTYADLFLKLSKDTTINDARLYFYDLNAKANYKISNKDRLFLSGYFGRDVLGVTGFGLDWGNYTGTLRWNHLFSDQLFSNTSLIFSNFDYQFKIGTDDVEFKVKASIQDWNLKQDFSYFPNSKNTIKYGFNAIHHTFLPTSLEAGVNSSFDNSTTENKFAYEGGLYVQNDWKVNERIGVQYGLRYSLFDYVGKGTAYTFDELGNKTSETKYAKGKTIKYYGGLEPRLSVKYEIDPAQSIKAGYTRNNQYMHLLSNSTTSSPTDLWVPSSNNVKPQVVDQVSLGYFRNFLDNKYECSFETYYKNLGNQIDYRNGADLIFNAEYEGALTYGKGIAYGAEFYVKKSKGKLTGWISYTLSRSLRKFSDINHGDYYPARQDRIHDVAIVGIYNLTNRITVSANWVFNTGDAATFPSGKYTIDQIQVPYYTERNGYRYPNYHRLDVGVTFLGKPRKRYEGSWNVSVYNAYARENAYTITFQQNEDNPEKTEALRTALFKIIPSVTYNFKFK; this is encoded by the coding sequence ATGAAAATTAAATTTGTTAAAGCTATTCTCATTTTTTGTTTATTGTTGTTTCAATTCACTTTGGTCCATGCACAAAACTTTACGATTAGTGGTACACTGAAAGATGCATCCAATGGTGAAGATTTAATTGGTGCGTCAGTGCTTTTGAAAGATAAAACGACCATTGGTGCGTCAACAAATACCTATGGTTTTTATTCTTTGACTTTGCCAAAAGGAAACTATGTAATAAGGTTTCAATATATTGGATATTTGACAGTGGAAGAAACGATCGTACTCGATCATGATCTAAAAATAAGTAAAGAGTTAACACCTGAATCTAAATTATTGGAAGAGGTGGTTGTTAAATCTGAAAAGGAAAATAAAAATGTTTCCAAGAATGAAATGTCCGTAGTTAAGTTGGATCCTAAAGCCATTGAAAATATTCCAGTAATATTTGGTGAAAAAGATATCATCAAAACCTTACAACTAACGCCCGGTGTTAAATCCGCAGGAGATGGGAATGCAGGCTTCTATGTTCGCGGTGGTGCCATTGATCAGAATCTAATATTGTTAGATGAGGCTCCTGTCTATAATGCATCGCATCTTCTGGGATTCTTCTCCGTGTTTAATTCTGATGCATTAAAGGATGTAACTCTTTATAAGGGTTCGATGCCCGCAGAATACGGCGGTCGTGGTTCCTCTGTACTGGATATAAAAATGAAAGATGGAAATAATAAAAAATTAAATGCATCTGGTGGTATTGGATTAATTTCTTCACGTCTTACCGTTGAAGCACCTATACAAAAAGATGAAGGCTCTTTCATCGTTTCGGGTCGCAGGACTTATGCAGATTTATTTCTCAAATTATCAAAAGATACAACCATCAATGATGCAAGATTGTATTTCTATGATTTAAATGCAAAAGCAAATTATAAAATCAGTAATAAAGACCGATTGTTTTTATCTGGATATTTTGGTAGAGATGTTTTGGGTGTAACTGGCTTTGGTTTGGACTGGGGAAATTATACAGGGACTTTGCGTTGGAATCATTTATTCAGTGATCAATTGTTTTCCAACACTTCACTTATATTTAGCAATTTCGATTATCAATTTAAAATTGGTACCGATGATGTAGAGTTTAAAGTAAAAGCTTCTATTCAGGATTGGAACTTGAAACAAGATTTTAGTTATTTTCCGAATTCAAAAAATACCATCAAGTATGGTTTTAATGCAATACATCATACTTTTCTTCCTACTTCACTTGAAGCAGGTGTCAATAGCAGTTTTGATAATTCAACTACTGAAAATAAATTCGCATACGAAGGAGGGCTTTATGTTCAAAATGATTGGAAAGTGAATGAACGCATTGGTGTCCAATATGGCTTAAGATATTCGCTGTTTGATTATGTTGGAAAAGGCACAGCATACACTTTTGATGAGCTTGGAAATAAAACTTCTGAAACTAAATATGCAAAAGGAAAAACCATTAAATATTATGGTGGACTAGAACCACGTCTTTCTGTGAAGTATGAAATTGATCCCGCACAATCCATTAAAGCAGGATATACTCGAAATAATCAATACATGCATTTGTTGTCGAATTCCACAACATCTTCGCCAACAGATCTTTGGGTGCCGAGCAGTAATAATGTGAAACCACAAGTAGTTGATCAGGTATCATTAGGATATTTTAGAAATTTTCTAGATAATAAGTATGAATGTTCATTCGAAACTTACTACAAGAACTTAGGCAATCAAATCGATTATCGTAACGGAGCTGATCTAATATTTAATGCAGAGTATGAAGGCGCATTAACCTATGGAAAAGGTATCGCTTATGGTGCAGAATTTTATGTAAAGAAATCTAAAGGAAAACTTACCGGTTGGATTAGTTATACCTTGTCGCGATCACTTAGAAAATTCAGCGATATTAATCATGGTGATTATTATCCGGCACGTCAGGATCGAATTCATGATGTAGCCATTGTTGGTATTTATAATTTAACCAATCGGATTACGGTTTCTGCAAACTGGGTTTTTAATACCGGTGATGCCGCAACATTTCCATCCGGAAAATATACCATTGATCAGATCCAGGTTCCCTATTATACAGAAAGAAATGGCTACAGATATCCTAATTATCATCGCTTAGATGTTGGAGTTACCTTTTTAGGGAAACCACGCAAACGATATGAAGGAAGTTGGAATGTATCCGTTTATAATGCTTATGCCAGAGAAAATGCATACACGATCACCTTTCAACAGAACGAAGATAATCCTGAAAAAACAGAAGCTTTAAGAACGGCTTTATTTAAAATCATTCCTTCTGTGACTTATAATTTTAAATTCAAATAA
- a CDS encoding DUF4249 domain-containing protein, which yields MINRYLFFAIAMVGMFSCQQVIDINLNESAPQFVFEAALEEGTHDFKVRATKTGNYFSTEAPTPIKDAIIKLSTEQGGELLLNNENNGYYTLNQYAALNNTDYKLTIQTEGKTFTASSYLPKSVVLDSVSVEKNPPNPFGGEDKDSLFTLFCNFTDPKDEVNYYQIKSVVNGIPSSEGNQILVFDDRLTNGNKIRIPIFTREFKLGDVVEVYLLSIDKKTFDYFNTLLLIVSDGNSSAAPANPISNWSDNALGYFGAYSVSSLNVLVK from the coding sequence ATGATCAATAGATATTTATTTTTCGCAATTGCGATGGTTGGAATGTTTTCTTGTCAACAAGTTATCGATATAAATTTGAATGAATCGGCACCACAATTTGTTTTTGAAGCTGCCCTTGAAGAAGGTACTCATGATTTTAAAGTTCGGGCTACCAAGACCGGAAATTATTTTAGCACTGAAGCTCCAACACCCATTAAAGATGCAATCATTAAATTATCTACAGAACAGGGCGGTGAATTGTTATTAAATAATGAGAATAATGGTTATTATACACTTAACCAATATGCTGCACTAAATAATACCGATTATAAACTTACCATACAAACTGAAGGTAAAACATTTACGGCATCAAGTTACTTGCCTAAGTCGGTAGTATTAGATTCTGTTTCCGTTGAAAAAAATCCGCCTAATCCTTTTGGTGGCGAGGACAAGGATAGTTTATTTACCTTGTTTTGTAATTTTACGGATCCTAAAGATGAAGTCAATTATTATCAAATTAAAAGTGTGGTCAATGGTATCCCATCTTCCGAAGGTAATCAAATATTAGTCTTTGACGATCGCTTAACCAATGGTAATAAAATTCGAATCCCTATTTTTACCAGAGAATTTAAATTGGGTGATGTTGTAGAAGTATACCTATTATCCATTGACAAAAAAACCTTCGATTACTTTAACACTTTGTTGTTGATAGTGAGTGATGGCAACAGCAGTGCGGCTCCTGCTAATCCCATTTCCAATTGGTCAGACAATGCTTTGGGGTATTTTGGGGCTTATTCGGTTTCTAGCTTAAACGTTTTGGTTAAATAG
- a CDS encoding DUF393 domain-containing protein, whose product MIADTEELKHVILYDGVCNYCDAIVQFLIRVDKKNDFKFAHITSQTGSKMLNKFGIDSILHDSFIYVKDHEYYMYSDGAGQVLLQLGGTYAVMGKILLAMPLTIRDAIYKWVARNRYKLFGRKQSCDIQSQSILDKFLI is encoded by the coding sequence ATGATTGCAGACACTGAAGAATTAAAACATGTTATTTTATATGATGGAGTGTGCAATTACTGCGATGCAATCGTTCAATTTTTGATTCGAGTTGATAAAAAGAATGACTTTAAATTCGCTCACATTACAAGTCAAACTGGAAGTAAAATGCTTAATAAATTTGGAATAGATTCAATCCTCCACGATTCCTTTATTTATGTAAAAGATCATGAATATTACATGTACAGCGATGGGGCAGGGCAGGTATTATTACAGCTTGGTGGTACTTATGCTGTAATGGGAAAAATATTACTGGCTATGCCACTAACCATTCGGGATGCTATTTATAAATGGGTAGCAAGAAACAGATATAAATTATTTGGCCGCAAACAATCATGTGATATTCAAAGTCAATCTATATTGGATAAATTCCTTATTTAA
- a CDS encoding DUF1295 domain-containing protein, which translates to MWRVALLLIFALIIIPIFSYYFDAPIVEPQLSSLKYLFCSMLIVAGICFLVGELTGNVSQVDKIWSIVPIFYAFKVFMDSGYHPRLGLMFILVLIWGVRLTYNFSRRGAYHWIPWKGEEDYRWRVLRQKPGLNTTWGWRLFNLFFICLYQNTLILLFTLPTIVAWQGDNTLNWIDIIAAIGMFTFIIIETIADQQQYNFQTTKHQFINNNQIVPSPYDDGFCKQGLWAKMRHPNYLSEQVIWICFYLFSVAATDRWLNWSAVGCILLLLLFKGSSDFSEDISLTKYPKYKDYQKSTPRFIPKFW; encoded by the coding sequence ATGTGGCGAGTTGCCTTATTATTGATTTTCGCACTTATTATCATTCCTATTTTTAGCTATTACTTTGATGCACCGATTGTTGAGCCTCAATTAAGCAGTTTAAAATATTTATTCTGTTCAATGCTTATTGTGGCCGGCATTTGCTTTTTAGTCGGTGAGTTGACCGGTAATGTTAGTCAGGTCGATAAAATCTGGAGCATAGTACCCATATTTTATGCCTTTAAAGTTTTCATGGACTCGGGTTATCACCCAAGATTGGGCCTGATGTTTATCTTGGTATTAATTTGGGGCGTACGACTTACTTACAACTTTTCCAGACGGGGTGCCTACCACTGGATTCCATGGAAAGGGGAAGAAGACTATCGATGGCGTGTTTTGCGACAAAAACCAGGCTTGAATACGACTTGGGGATGGCGGCTTTTTAATTTATTCTTTATATGCTTGTATCAGAATACTTTGATACTCTTATTTACGCTTCCAACGATAGTGGCGTGGCAAGGTGATAATACTTTAAATTGGATTGATATTATTGCAGCTATTGGGATGTTTACTTTTATTATAATCGAAACTATTGCAGACCAGCAGCAGTATAACTTTCAAACCACAAAACATCAATTCATAAATAACAATCAGATTGTTCCAAGTCCTTATGATGATGGCTTCTGCAAACAAGGCTTATGGGCTAAAATGAGACACCCCAATTATTTATCAGAACAAGTTATCTGGATTTGCTTTTATTTATTTTCTGTGGCAGCTACAGACAGGTGGTTGAATTGGTCTGCTGTAGGGTGTATTTTGTTGTTACTTTTATTTAAAGGAAGCTCAGACTTTAGTGAAGATATTTCGTTAACTAAATATCCAAAATATAAAGATTATCAAAAAAGTACACCGCGTTTTATTCCGAAATTTTGGTAA